One window of Acidobacteriota bacterium genomic DNA carries:
- a CDS encoding thioredoxin family protein, whose amino-acid sequence MVDTPSTMVPLGTLAPPFSLPDIEGKVVSLEDYKEAPAILIVFLCNHCPFVKHILPQFIELAGEYQRSGVGIVGISSNDVLNYPEDSPEKMAELSRALNFPFPYLFDESQQVAKTYGAACTPDFYLFDREARLVYRGQMDDSRPTNGRPVTGADLRAAMDAVLRGRAVSGDQRPSIGCNIKWKPGNEPGYFRN is encoded by the coding sequence ATGGTTGATACACCTTCGACGATGGTTCCTTTAGGCACGCTGGCGCCGCCATTCAGCCTTCCTGACATTGAAGGCAAGGTCGTTTCACTGGAAGATTACAAAGAGGCGCCAGCAATCCTTATTGTGTTTCTTTGTAACCATTGCCCCTTTGTGAAGCATATCCTCCCGCAATTCATCGAACTTGCCGGGGAATATCAGCGGAGCGGCGTCGGAATCGTCGGGATTAGCTCGAACGACGTGCTTAATTATCCTGAGGACTCCCCGGAGAAGATGGCCGAGTTGAGCAGGGCCTTGAACTTTCCTTTCCCATATCTTTTCGACGAGAGCCAGCAGGTTGCGAAGACTTACGGCGCGGCGTGCACGCCGGATTTCTATCTCTTTGATCGCGAGGCTCGGCTGGTCTATCGGGGGCAGATGGATGACAGCCGCCCGACGAATGGCCGCCCAGTCACCGGAGCAGACCTGCGTGCTGCGATGGATGCCGTTCTCCGGGGTCGGGCGGTTTCAGGCGATCAGAGGCCAAGCATCGGGTGCAACATTAA